In Betaproteobacteria bacterium, the sequence CGGAAGCACTTCGCGCGCCCCGCCCTGAGTCCGCGCTTCCTGCAGGTGTGGCGGCGCAACTTCCTCGTCTGGCGCAAGCTCGCGATTCCGTCGATGCTCGGCAACCTCGCCGATCCGATGCTCTACATGCTGGGCTTGGGCTACGGGCTCGGCGGTCTGCTGCCGGAAGTCGACGGCAGCCCTTACATCACCTTCCTCGCGGCGGGCACCGTCTGCTACAGCACGATGAACAGCGCCACCTTCGAGGCGCTGTACTCGGCCTTCTCGCGCATGCACGTGCAGAAGACCTGGAGCGCGATCCTCAACGGGCCGCTCGACCTCGACGACATCGTGCTCGCCGAGACGGTCTGGGCGGCTTCGAAAAGCGTGCTCTCGGGCGTGGCGATCCTCGCCGTGATCTGGGTCCTGGGCCTTTCGCATTCCCCGCTCACGCTGTTGCTGATTCCGCTCGCGCTGCTCATCGGCCTCACCTTCGCGAGCCTGGGTCTCACGATGACGGCGATCTCGCCCAGCTACGACTTCTTCATCTACTACTTCACGCTGGCGATCACACCGATGACGCTGCTGTGCGGGGTGTTCTTTCCCGTCACCCAGCTGCCCCCGTTTCTGCAGGCAGTCGCCGCCT encodes:
- a CDS encoding ABC transporter permease — encoded protein: MHPSVNRKHFARPALSPRFLQVWRRNFLVWRKLAIPSMLGNLADPMLYMLGLGYGLGGLLPEVDGSPYITFLAAGTVCYSTMNSATFEALYSAFSRMHVQKTWSAILNGPLDLDDIVLAETVWAASKSVLSGVAILAVIWVLGLSHSPLTLLLIPLALLIGLTFASLGLTMTAISPSYDFFIYYFTLAITPMTLLCGVFFPVTQLPPFLQAVAAWLPLTHAVAIARPLVNGEFPTGLVWHVAMLIGYACAGYYVALVLARRRLLS